The window TCCCTGGCCTCTTTGACAGTGACCTGCCCAAGTTCCATCTGGCCCGGCTGGCGGTAGTTGAGGCACACCCTCGGCACATCGGTCAGGATGAGCAGCATGTCCGCCCGTATCATGCTGGCCAGCCTCTCGGCAGCCAGGTCCTTGTCGATAACCGCCTCAACACCCCTATAGGCCCCGCCCTCCGCTACCACAGGGATCCCGCCGCCACCGCACGCCACCACGAGGATCCCAGCCTCGAGCAGTACCTTAATGACCTGCTTTTCCACGATATCCAGGGGATCAGGAGAGGGCACAACCTTGCGCCAGCCCCTCCCTGAATCCTCCACCCAGCGCTCCCCCCGTTCCTTCATCTTGCTGGCGGCGGTTTTGCTGTCATAGAAGGGACCCACGGGCTTGGTGGGGGCATCGAAGGCAGGGTCCTTCGGATCCACCACCACCTGGGTCACCACGGTGGCCACATCCCGATGGATCCCCTCCTCAGCCATGGCCCTGTTCATGTTGTTCTGGATCATGTAGCCTATGAAGCCCTGGCTCTCCGAACCGCACACATCCAACGGCATCGACGGGACCACGTCGCCGGAACGCTCGTTCTGGATGAGGATGTTTCCCACCTGAGGGCCGTTCCCGTGGGTGA of the Bacillota bacterium genome contains:
- the arcC gene encoding carbamate kinase, giving the protein MTKGAPPKRLVVALGGNAILQPGEKGTFEEQDANVLKTCRQIAKILKKGHEVVITHGNGPQVGNILIQNERSGDVVPSMPLDVCGSESQGFIGYMIQNNMNRAMAEEGIHRDVATVVTQVVVDPKDPAFDAPTKPVGPFYDSKTAASKMKERGERWVEDSGRGWRKVVPSPDPLDIVEKQVIKVLLEAGILVVACGGGGIPVVAEGGAYRGVEAVIDKDLAAERLASMIRADMLLILTDVPRVCLNYRQPGQMELGQVTVKEARDFMNQGHFKAGSMKPKVQAAIRFVESGGKAAIISSLGAVLDAIDGLEGTRVVPGI